In Arsenicicoccus sp. oral taxon 190, the following are encoded in one genomic region:
- a CDS encoding acetate/propionate family kinase codes for MPSVLVLNAGSSSLKYQLVQVGTRDVLAVGLVEAIGLPSAKITHTGGGDKVAKTIDCPDHKAAIAAAIEMFDRVGPRLADAELVAVGHRVVHGGEKFSDAVLVTDELLDALDELTPLAPLHNPANLVGLRAALELFPDLPQVGVFDTAFHQTMPDYAYTYAVPHTWREQHGVRRYGFHGTSHLYVSQEAARMLGKDPSEVSVIVLHLGNGASVTAVQGGVSIDTSMGLTPLEGLVMGTRSGDIDPAIPMHMVRAAGLTMEEVDHALYKESGLKGLTGHSDSRDVEDLRASGDDRARLAQEVSTYRLKKYIGAYAAAMGSLDAIAFTGGIGENSVVVRRMATEGLGILGIEVDPELNAGRSKQAHDIATAESRVRVFVIPTDEEGEIARQTYAVAKDADLV; via the coding sequence ATGCCGTCCGTCCTCGTCCTCAACGCCGGGTCGTCCTCCCTGAAGTACCAGCTCGTCCAGGTCGGCACGCGTGACGTGCTCGCCGTCGGGCTGGTCGAGGCGATCGGGCTGCCGAGCGCCAAGATCACCCACACCGGCGGCGGCGACAAGGTCGCCAAGACCATCGACTGCCCCGACCACAAGGCCGCCATCGCCGCCGCGATCGAGATGTTCGACCGGGTCGGGCCGCGGCTCGCCGACGCCGAGCTCGTCGCCGTCGGCCACCGCGTCGTCCACGGCGGCGAGAAGTTCAGCGACGCCGTCCTGGTCACCGACGAGCTGCTGGACGCGCTCGACGAGCTGACGCCGCTCGCGCCGCTGCACAACCCCGCCAACCTCGTCGGGCTGCGCGCCGCGCTCGAGCTCTTTCCCGACCTGCCGCAGGTGGGCGTCTTCGACACCGCCTTCCACCAGACGATGCCGGACTACGCCTACACCTACGCCGTCCCGCACACGTGGCGCGAGCAGCACGGCGTGCGGCGCTACGGCTTCCACGGCACCTCGCACCTCTACGTCTCGCAGGAGGCCGCGCGGATGCTCGGCAAGGACCCGAGCGAGGTCAGCGTCATCGTCCTGCACCTCGGCAACGGTGCCTCCGTCACCGCCGTCCAGGGCGGCGTCAGCATCGACACGTCGATGGGCCTCACCCCGCTCGAGGGCCTGGTCATGGGCACCCGCAGCGGCGACATCGATCCCGCGATCCCGATGCACATGGTCCGCGCCGCCGGCCTGACCATGGAGGAGGTCGACCACGCGCTCTACAAGGAGTCGGGGCTCAAGGGCCTGACCGGGCACAGCGACAGCCGCGACGTGGAGGACCTGCGCGCCTCCGGCGACGACCGTGCCCGCCTCGCGCAAGAGGTGTCGACCTACCGGCTCAAGAAGTACATCGGCGCCTACGCCGCCGCCATGGGGTCGCTCGACGCCATCGCCTTCACCGGCGGCATCGGCGAGAACTCCGTCGTCGTGCGGCGCATGGCGACCGAGGGCCTCGGCATCCTCGGCATCGAGGTCGACCCCGAGCTCAACGCCGGCCGTTCCAAGCAGGCCCACGACATCGCCACCGCCGAATCGCGGGTGCGCGTCTTCGTCATCCCGACCGACGAGGAGGGCGAGATCGCCCGCCAGACCTACGCGGTCGCCAAGGACGCCGATCTCGTATGA
- a CDS encoding HipA family kinase: MTVPTALAQATATRYVLPLREGGSLPGLVEASDDGTYVVKLTGAGQGPRVLVAEVIVSALAAALEVPTPRLVELDLPAPIARYEADEEVQDVLTASIGPNLGVDFLPGAFGYDGSRPPSASLAGRILWLDAFTANVDRSWSNPNLLVWHGQTWAIDHGAALYFHHSWPSRGVDPGRFAAQPYDAERHILRGPAGDLAGVDEACAALLTPSVLRAAVDAVPDAWLTPVADQPGLETVTDVRAAYVSMLLARLTDRTAWLPGPPSGPQAEGPADLARSQDARRRWTR; encoded by the coding sequence ATGACCGTGCCCACCGCGCTCGCGCAGGCGACGGCCACCCGCTACGTCCTGCCCCTGCGCGAGGGAGGGTCGCTGCCCGGCCTCGTCGAGGCGTCCGACGACGGCACCTACGTCGTCAAGCTGACCGGCGCCGGCCAGGGCCCGCGGGTGCTGGTGGCCGAGGTGATCGTGAGTGCGCTCGCGGCTGCCCTCGAGGTGCCCACCCCTCGCCTGGTCGAGCTGGACCTGCCGGCGCCAATCGCGAGGTACGAGGCCGACGAGGAGGTGCAGGACGTCCTCACCGCCAGCATCGGGCCCAACCTCGGGGTCGACTTCCTGCCCGGTGCGTTCGGGTACGACGGGTCGCGGCCGCCCTCGGCGTCGCTGGCCGGCCGGATCCTGTGGCTGGACGCCTTCACCGCCAACGTCGACCGCAGCTGGAGCAACCCCAACCTGCTGGTCTGGCACGGGCAGACGTGGGCCATCGACCACGGCGCGGCGCTCTACTTCCACCACTCGTGGCCGTCGCGCGGCGTCGACCCGGGGCGTTTCGCCGCCCAGCCCTACGACGCGGAAAGGCACATCCTGCGGGGGCCTGCCGGCGACCTGGCCGGCGTCGACGAGGCGTGCGCGGCGCTGCTGACGCCGTCGGTGCTGCGCGCCGCGGTCGACGCGGTGCCAGACGCGTGGCTCACCCCCGTCGCCGACCAGCCCGGGCTCGAGACGGTGACCGACGTGCGAGCGGCATACGTCTCGATGCTCCTGGCCCGGCTCACCGACCGGACCGCCTGGCTCCCTGGACCCCCGAGCGGGCCGCAGGCGGAGGGGCCTGCGGACCTGGCGCGGTCCCAGGACGCGCGCCGGCGGTGGACCCGATGA
- the pta gene encoding phosphate acetyltransferase codes for METSVYVASAEGHSGKSAVALGLLEHLTKRYARVGVYRPVTEGVPEDDTVLATVLAHASVPLSPAEAVGVSYEDVHHDADAALGRIVERFHEVQARCDVVVILGSDFTDVTSPTEFSFNARVAANLAAPVLLVVGAHGLPAADVATVVEMALGELRSNVATPLAVVLNRADPGTADGLRHAVETVPALDGLPTYVIPASPLLSAPTVRDLLQATDGVLISGDEALLDREALAFVTAAMTMPNVLDRLLEESLVLTPGDRADVLLSVLLAHQSSTFPTIAGVMLNGGFELPPQVRRLIDGLGSRLPIITTHGGTHDTVMRLAEVRGRMTPTASRKIATAVQLFTEHVDADALLAHLAVPAPSIVTPLMFEHQLLEQAKAADRHIVLPEGQDDRILRATEILLRRGTVRITLLGVADELQARAREIGVDLSGAQIIDPHDPDHVERFAARYAELRAHKGMTVERAREVVVDPSYFGTMMVLMGEADGMVSGAVNTTAHTIRPALEVVKTNPGVSVVSSSFLMCLKDHVTVYGDCAVNPDPDAEQLADIAISSAQTAAAFGVEPRVAMLSYSTGTSGSGADVDKVRQATEIVRRRAPELLVEGPIQFDAAVDPTVGQQKAPGSPVAGHATVLIFPDLNTGNNTYKAVQRTAGAVAIGPVLQGLRKPVNDLSRGATLRDIVNTVAITAIQSTLPAPTAQPGDAH; via the coding sequence GTGGAGACCAGCGTCTACGTCGCGTCCGCCGAGGGCCACAGCGGCAAGTCCGCGGTGGCCCTCGGGCTGCTCGAGCACCTGACCAAGCGCTACGCGCGGGTCGGGGTCTACCGACCGGTCACCGAGGGGGTGCCCGAGGACGACACCGTGCTGGCCACGGTGCTGGCGCACGCGTCGGTGCCGCTGTCCCCCGCCGAGGCGGTCGGCGTCTCCTACGAGGACGTGCACCACGACGCGGACGCCGCGCTGGGGCGCATCGTCGAGAGGTTCCACGAGGTCCAGGCCCGCTGCGACGTCGTCGTCATCCTCGGGTCCGACTTCACCGACGTCACGAGCCCCACCGAGTTCTCCTTCAACGCCCGCGTCGCGGCCAACCTCGCCGCCCCGGTGCTGCTGGTCGTCGGCGCCCACGGCCTGCCCGCCGCCGACGTCGCCACGGTGGTCGAGATGGCCCTCGGCGAGCTGCGCAGCAACGTCGCCACGCCGCTGGCCGTCGTGCTCAACCGCGCCGACCCCGGGACCGCCGACGGGCTCCGCCACGCCGTCGAGACGGTGCCCGCGCTGGACGGGCTCCCGACATACGTCATCCCGGCCTCCCCCCTGCTCTCCGCGCCCACGGTGCGCGACCTGCTGCAGGCCACCGACGGGGTCCTGATCTCCGGCGACGAGGCGCTGCTGGACCGCGAGGCGCTCGCCTTCGTCACCGCGGCCATGACCATGCCCAACGTGCTGGACCGGCTGCTCGAGGAGTCGCTGGTGCTCACCCCCGGCGACCGCGCCGACGTGCTGCTCAGCGTGCTGCTCGCGCACCAGTCGAGCACCTTCCCGACGATCGCCGGCGTGATGCTCAACGGTGGTTTCGAGCTGCCCCCGCAGGTGCGGCGCCTCATCGACGGTCTCGGCAGCCGCCTGCCGATCATCACCACCCACGGCGGCACCCACGACACCGTGATGCGCCTCGCCGAGGTGCGCGGCCGGATGACCCCCACGGCGAGCCGCAAGATCGCCACGGCCGTCCAGCTCTTCACCGAGCACGTCGACGCCGACGCGCTGCTCGCCCACCTCGCGGTCCCCGCGCCGTCGATCGTGACGCCGCTGATGTTCGAGCACCAGCTGCTCGAGCAGGCCAAGGCCGCCGACCGGCACATCGTGCTGCCCGAGGGCCAGGACGACCGGATCCTGCGCGCCACCGAGATCCTGCTCCGCCGCGGCACCGTGCGGATCACGCTGCTCGGCGTCGCCGACGAGCTGCAGGCCCGCGCCCGCGAGATCGGGGTCGACCTGAGCGGCGCGCAGATCATCGACCCGCACGACCCCGACCACGTCGAACGCTTCGCGGCGCGCTACGCCGAGCTGCGGGCGCACAAGGGCATGACCGTCGAGCGGGCCCGCGAGGTCGTGGTCGACCCGTCCTACTTCGGCACGATGATGGTGCTGATGGGCGAGGCCGACGGCATGGTCTCCGGCGCCGTCAACACCACCGCCCACACGATCCGCCCCGCGCTCGAGGTCGTCAAGACCAACCCCGGTGTCTCCGTGGTCAGCTCGAGCTTCCTGATGTGCCTCAAGGACCACGTGACGGTGTATGGCGACTGCGCCGTCAACCCCGACCCCGACGCCGAGCAGCTCGCCGACATCGCGATCTCCTCGGCCCAGACCGCTGCGGCGTTCGGCGTCGAGCCGCGGGTCGCGATGCTGTCCTACTCCACCGGCACCTCCGGCTCCGGGGCCGACGTCGACAAGGTCCGCCAGGCCACCGAGATCGTGCGACGCCGCGCGCCCGAGCTGCTCGTCGAGGGGCCGATCCAGTTCGACGCCGCGGTGGACCCGACCGTCGGCCAGCAGAAGGCGCCCGGCTCCCCCGTCGCCGGCCACGCCACCGTGCTGATCTTCCCGGACCTCAACACCGGCAACAACACCTACAAGGCCGTGCAGCGGACCGCCGGCGCCGTCGCCATCGGGCCGGTGCTCCAGGGGCTGCGCAAGCCCGTCAACGACCTGTCCCGCGGGGCGACCCTGCGCGACATCGTCAACACGGTCGCGATCACCGCCATACAGTCCACCCTGCCCGCCCCGACCGCCCAGCCGGGCGACGCCCACTAG
- a CDS encoding pyridoxamine 5'-phosphate oxidase family protein produces MNDDRDPVRQMSEDECWERLRGTTFGRLATAAVGDVQITPINYVVVDDRLVFRTAEGGKLASLVVQSRVAVEIDEVGADHAWSVIGKGDAHVVHSMDEADQLEELGLHPWVDTRKEVFVHVDLDEVSGRDFRLDR; encoded by the coding sequence ATGAACGATGACCGTGATCCCGTGCGCCAGATGTCCGAGGACGAGTGCTGGGAACGGCTGCGGGGCACCACCTTCGGCCGGCTCGCGACGGCGGCGGTCGGGGACGTCCAGATCACGCCGATCAACTACGTGGTCGTCGACGACCGGCTGGTCTTCCGCACCGCCGAGGGCGGCAAGCTCGCGTCCCTGGTCGTGCAGTCCCGCGTCGCCGTGGAGATCGACGAGGTCGGCGCGGACCACGCCTGGAGCGTCATCGGCAAGGGCGACGCCCACGTGGTGCACAGCATGGACGAGGCCGACCAGCTCGAGGAGCTCGGCCTGCACCCCTGGGTCGACACCCGCAAGGAGGTCTTCGTGCACGTGGACCTCGACGAGGTCTCCGGGAGGGACTTCCGGCTCGACCGCTGA
- a CDS encoding DEAD/DEAH box helicase, with protein sequence MTIDAFARLGVPTSLTAELAKRGITEPTPIQAVTLPDSLAGRDVLGRGRTGSGKTYAFLLPVLARLGSSRTRRQARRPRALVLAPTRELATQIETAALPLAQATGMRTLTVFGGVGQGPQVSALERGVDLLIACPGRLQDLAQQGLVDLGSIEITVLDEADHMADLGFLPTVRKILDRTPERGQRMLFSATLDAGVDVLAKRYLHDPVTHHADSAQSPVSAMEHHVLHVTADDHLPVLVDLTAGPGRSVVFTRTKYRAKKLARQLNRSGVPAVELHGNLGQGARTRNLDAFHSGDVETLVATDIAARGIHVDDVTLVIHADPPVEHKAYLHRSGRTARAGAAGTVVTMMLDDQVKDVRDLARAAGIKPTTTRVGPDHALLRRLVPGERTYAAATDAAVSAPEAQQGSGRRGGRVGGSRSGGGSRQGGARQGGGNRSGQSQGRRQGSGSGAAQGGSGSRQGGQQRQQRQQASGQARQGASGGGSRGGARPARSGGAAAFSAGSSAGRRGR encoded by the coding sequence GTGACCATCGATGCCTTTGCGCGCCTCGGCGTGCCCACCTCGCTCACCGCGGAGCTCGCGAAGCGGGGGATCACCGAGCCGACGCCCATCCAGGCGGTGACGCTGCCCGACTCGCTGGCCGGGCGTGACGTGCTCGGCCGGGGCCGGACCGGCTCCGGCAAGACCTATGCCTTCCTGCTGCCGGTGCTGGCGCGGCTCGGGTCGTCGCGGACCAGGCGGCAGGCGCGTCGGCCGCGCGCCCTGGTGCTCGCGCCGACCCGTGAGCTGGCCACCCAGATCGAGACTGCGGCGCTGCCGCTGGCGCAGGCCACGGGGATGCGCACCCTCACCGTCTTCGGCGGGGTCGGGCAGGGGCCGCAGGTGTCCGCGCTGGAGCGGGGCGTCGACCTGCTCATCGCCTGCCCCGGCCGGCTGCAGGACCTCGCCCAGCAGGGTCTCGTCGACCTCGGGTCCATCGAGATCACGGTGCTCGACGAGGCCGATCACATGGCCGACCTCGGATTCCTGCCGACGGTGCGCAAGATCCTCGACCGCACCCCCGAGCGTGGGCAGCGGATGCTCTTCTCCGCGACGCTGGACGCCGGGGTCGACGTGCTCGCCAAGAGGTACCTGCACGACCCGGTCACCCACCACGCCGACTCGGCGCAGTCGCCGGTGTCCGCGATGGAGCACCACGTGCTGCACGTGACCGCCGACGACCACCTCCCCGTGCTCGTCGACCTGACGGCCGGACCGGGACGCTCCGTGGTCTTCACCCGCACGAAGTACCGCGCCAAGAAGCTCGCCCGCCAGCTCAACCGCTCCGGCGTCCCCGCCGTCGAGCTGCACGGCAACCTGGGCCAGGGCGCCCGCACCCGCAACCTCGACGCCTTCCACTCCGGCGACGTGGAGACGCTGGTCGCGACCGACATCGCGGCGCGGGGCATCCACGTCGACGACGTCACCCTCGTGATCCACGCCGACCCGCCCGTCGAGCACAAGGCCTATCTGCACCGCTCGGGTCGCACCGCGCGCGCCGGCGCCGCCGGGACCGTCGTCACGATGATGCTGGACGACCAGGTCAAGGACGTCCGCGACCTGGCCCGCGCCGCGGGGATCAAGCCCACGACGACGCGTGTCGGGCCCGACCACGCTCTCCTGCGTCGCCTGGTCCCGGGGGAGCGCACGTATGCCGCCGCCACCGACGCTGCCGTGTCGGCGCCCGAGGCCCAGCAGGGGTCCGGCCGGCGCGGTGGTCGCGTGGGCGGGTCCCGCTCGGGTGGCGGCAGCCGACAGGGCGGCGCACGTCAGGGCGGCGGCAACCGGTCCGGCCAGTCGCAGGGCCGCCGCCAGGGCTCCGGGTCCGGTGCGGCGCAGGGCGGCTCCGGCTCGCGCCAAGGCGGTCAGCAGCGCCAGCAGCGCCAGCAGGCGAGTGGCCAGGCCCGTCAGGGTGCGTCCGGCGGCGGCTCCCGTGGCGGCGCCCGTCCGGCTCGCAGCGGGGGTGCGGCAGCCTTCTCGGCCGGCTCGTCTGCGGGGCGCCGCGGCCGCTGA
- a CDS encoding DUF3037 domain-containing protein — protein MSTPPRTNVAPRDQAPVEWFGYQYLVLRCVPRVQREEFVNVGVVLYSQDAGFLDAVVHVDEARLRALCADLDLDALRSSLATVQAVCRGEAAAGLPEDARPWRRFGWLEAPRSTVLQPSRPHGGVTRDPAAELTGLVDRLVR, from the coding sequence ATGAGCACGCCACCGCGCACCAACGTGGCGCCGCGGGACCAGGCGCCCGTCGAGTGGTTCGGTTACCAGTACCTCGTGCTGCGGTGCGTGCCGCGGGTCCAGCGCGAGGAATTCGTCAACGTGGGGGTCGTGCTCTACAGCCAGGACGCCGGCTTCCTCGACGCCGTGGTCCACGTGGACGAGGCGCGGTTGCGGGCGCTTTGCGCGGACCTCGACCTCGACGCGCTGCGGTCGAGCCTCGCCACCGTCCAGGCCGTATGCCGCGGCGAGGCTGCGGCCGGGCTGCCCGAGGACGCCCGCCCGTGGCGGAGGTTCGGCTGGCTGGAGGCGCCGCGCTCGACGGTGCTGCAGCCGTCGCGGCCCCACGGAGGCGTGACGCGCGACCCCGCGGCCGAACTCACGGGTCTGGTCGACCGCCTCGTCCGCTGA